A region from the Anomalospiza imberbis isolate Cuckoo-Finch-1a 21T00152 chromosome 23, ASM3175350v1, whole genome shotgun sequence genome encodes:
- the WNT4 gene encoding protein Wnt-4: protein MSPEYSLRSLLLIILATFSANASNWLYLAKLSSVGSISEEETCEKLKGLIQRQVQMCKRNLEVMDSVRRGAQLAIEECQYQFRNRRWNCSTLDTLPVFGKVVTQGTREAAFVYAISSAGVAFAVTRACSSGELDKCGCDRTVQGGSPQGFQWSGCSDNIAYGVAFSQSFVDIRERSKGASSNRALMNLHNNEAGRKAILNNMRVECKCHGVSGSCEFKTCWKAMPPFRKVGNVLKEKFDGATEVEQSEIGSTKVLVPKNSQFKPHTDEDLVYLDSSPDFCDHDLKNGVLGTSGRQCNKTSKAIDGCELMCCGRGFHTDEVEVVERCSCKFHWCCSVKCKPCHRVVEIHTCR, encoded by the exons GTACCTGGCAAAGCTGTCTTCAGTGGGGAGCATCTCCGAGGAGGAGACTTGCGAGAAGCTGAAGGGCTTGATCCAGCGCCAGGTGCAGATGTGCAAGAGGAACCTGGAGGTGATGGACTCGGTACGACGTGGAGCCCAGCTGGCCATTGAGGAATGCCAGTACCAATTCCGCAACCGCCGCTGGAACTGCTCCACACTAGACACCCTGCCTGTCTTCGGCAAGGTGGTGACGCAAG GGACACGAGAGGCAGCGTTCGTCTATGCCATCTCTTCAGCAGGGGTGGCCTTCGCCGTGACCCGCGCCTGCAGCAGTGGCGAGCTGGACAAGTGTGGATGTGACCGCACAGTGCAGGGGGGCAGCCCACAGG GCTTCCAGTGGTCGGGCTGCTCCGATAACATCGCCTATGGTGTGGCCTTCTCGCAGTCCTTCGTCGACATCCGTGAGAGGAGCAAAGGGGCCTCTTCCAACAGAGCATTAATGAACCTCCACAACAACGAGGCAGGGAGGAAG GCGATCCTGAACAACATGCGGGTGGAATGTAAGTGTCATGGTGTGTCAGGCTCATGCGAGTTCAAGACGTGCTGGAAAGCCATGCCCCCCTTCCGCAAAGTGGGCAACGTCCTGAAGGAGAAATTTGATGGTGCCACAGAGGTCGAACAGAGCGAGATTGGATCCACCAAAGTGCTGGTGCCCAAAAACTCCCAGTTCAAGCCACACACAGATGAGGACCTCGTCTACCTAGACTCCAGTCCTGACTTCTGTGACCACGACCTCAAGAATGGGGTCCTGGGCACCAGTGGCCGGCAGTGCAACAAGACCTCCAAGGCCATCGATGGCTGCGAGCTGATGTGTTGTGGTCGTGGCTTTCACACGGACGAAGTGGAGGTTGTGGAAAGGTGCAGCTGCAAATTCCACTGGTGCTGCTCCGTCAAGTGCAAACCCTGCCATCGGGTGGTGGAGATCCACACGTGCCGGTGA